In Musa acuminata AAA Group cultivar baxijiao chromosome BXJ2-8, Cavendish_Baxijiao_AAA, whole genome shotgun sequence, one genomic interval encodes:
- the LOC103994873 gene encoding TITAN-like protein: protein MQTAVLESALPFSSKKAMSKSSGENGQDFEFCEVCRLNHDQGRRHKYFPSHARALAAVLARFHGKLSDIRFFLRNPSSLSPEHAVLNHLWCLFCRCDLRELGSSFACSNTIKHLASSEHLRNLKEFLRKHGGGMDRVDSFRVSEAELLKWEKGCETLNNATTSSCERSIGPSTGSSKDIQYALTSSDMDNFEKNSINSFVSNASHSVMPLQCPTNENYDNQHDPAVSGSTVGGFIPHIATSWSVDIQGNIGLPGTYVFGSVSRHLSDGHLSCLASNAKSLIGWPLRNVIDQRTDSNGGSNEVLQNFTPISLPAEACQANMHTGAPPPWLEISEENMANNDPNVYRLALPSSSTGKSRKLNPKRVGAAWADKRRAELEMEKRGETLPKSCDANWLPNFGRVWQAGTRKESRKEFELEKRKLHENESPSGFSSKIHPYISKRMCVRSDEDCVPNGHVKENRNTL, encoded by the exons ATGCAGACGGCCGTGCTTGAGTCAGCGTTGCCCTTCTCGAGTAAGAAGGCGATGTCGAAGTCATCGGGAGAAAACGGACAGGATTTCGAGTTTTGCGAGGTGTGCAGGTTGAATCACGACCAAGGGCGCCGGCACAAGTACTTCCCCTCCCACGCCCGCGCCCTCGCCGCCGTCCTTGCTCGCTTCCATGGGAAGCTCTCTGACATCCGCTTCTTCCTTCGTAATCCCTCCTCTCTCAGCCCTGAGCACGCCGTCCTCAACCACCTTTGGTGCCTCTTTTGCCGCTGCGACCTCCGCGAGCTCGGCAGCTCCTTCGCCTG TAGCAACACCATCAAACATCTGGCGAGCTCGGAGCATTTGAGGAACCTGAAGGAGTTCTTGAGGAAACATGGGGGAGGGATGGATCGGGTAGATTCTTTCAGGGTTTCTGAGGCGGAGCTCCTCAAG TGGGAGAAAGGCTGTGAAACTCTAAACAATGCGACAACATCATCTTGTGAGAGGTCTATAGGACCATCAACCGGTTCATCGAAAGATATCCAATATGCACTTACCTCTAGTGATATGGAcaattttgaaaaaaattctATCAATTCTTTTGTTTCAAATGCTTCTCATTCTGTTATGCCTTTACAATGTCCTACAAATGAGAATTATGATAATCAACATGATCCGGCAGTTAGTGGATCCACAGTTGGAGGTTTCATCCCACATATTGCTACTTCTTGGTCCGTGGATATACAGGGGAATATTGGCCTTCCCGGCACCTATGTCTTTGGTAGTGTTTCAAGGCATTTATCAG ACGGACATCTTTCATGTCTTGCCAGTAATGCAAAAAGCTTAATTGGTTGGCCTCTACGCAATGTTATT GATCAAAGGACTGATTCTAATGGGGGCTCCAACGAGG TATTGCAGAATTTCACGCCAATATCATTGCCTGCTGAAGCCTGTCAAGCAAATATGCATACTGGTGCTCCACCTCCTTGGTTAGAAATAAGTGAAGAAAATATGGCAAATAACGATCCAAATGTTTATAGACTTGCGCTTCCATCATCTAGCACTGGGAAGTCAAGAAAGCTGAATCCAAAACGTGTGGGAGCAGCATGGGCAGATAAAAGAAGAGCTGAGCTTGAGATGGAGAAGAGGGGAGAGactcttccaaaaagttgtgaTGCTAACTGGCTTCCTAATTTTGGTAGAGTTTGGCAAGCAGGTACCAGGAAGGAATCTCGAAAAGAATTTGAACTGGAGAAGAGGAAACTTCATGAGAATGAGAGTCCATCAGGGTTTTCATCTAAGATACATCCCTACATAAGCAAACGAATG TGTGTACGCTCTGATGAAGATTGTGTACCTAATGGCCATGTCAAAGAAAACAGGAACACATTATAG